One part of the Arabidopsis thaliana chromosome 1 sequence genome encodes these proteins:
- a CDS encoding uncharacterized protein (unknown protein; FUNCTIONS IN: molecular_function unknown; INVOLVED IN: biological_process unknown; LOCATED IN: chloroplast; Has 30201 Blast hits to 17322 proteins in 780 species: Archae - 12; Bacteria - 1396; Metazoa - 17338; Fungi - 3422; Plants - 5037; Viruses - 0; Other Eukaryotes - 2996 (source: NCBI BLink).) produces MHLNSKFANTSNACIFQIFPSSEKQRVKSGFFPSQPSVFATAPATTPSYLITRPSPPYGEVKASQSIFGCTGHCCCGEPRRN; encoded by the exons ATGCATTTGAACTCTAAGTTTGCTAATACATCAAATGCATGCATTTTTCAGATATTTCCATCTTCAGAAAAGCAAAG GGTGAAAAGTGGTTTCTTTCCCAGCCAACCTTCGGTGTTTGCAACAGCGCCGGCTACTACTCCTTCCTACTTAATCACTAGGCCCTCCCCTCCTTATGGGGAAGTAAAAGCGTCTCAAAGTATCTTCGGGTGCACCGGTCACTGTTGTTGCGGCGAACcgagaagaaattga